Proteins from a single region of Pseudodesulfovibrio portus:
- the atpH gene encoding ATP synthase F1 subunit delta — protein MIGNVVSRRYAKALFAVGAAKGEAEQAKYGEQLVAIGASIESAPEATAFFHNPAFTAEEKKAVLSKLVQKVSVDQMVENFCNLLADNGRVEMLPAIASDYKAMIDAVSGVIAGELITVSELSEDRKSAIQANLEKQAGKKLELSFATDKDILGGIVLKVGDKVMDASLKAQLQILKENIKRGE, from the coding sequence TTGATCGGTAACGTAGTTTCCCGCCGCTACGCCAAGGCTCTTTTCGCGGTTGGCGCCGCAAAGGGCGAAGCCGAGCAGGCGAAGTACGGCGAGCAGCTTGTCGCCATTGGTGCTTCCATCGAGAGCGCACCTGAGGCAACCGCCTTCTTCCACAACCCGGCGTTCACCGCCGAGGAGAAGAAGGCTGTTTTGAGCAAGCTGGTCCAGAAGGTTTCCGTGGACCAGATGGTCGAGAACTTCTGTAATCTCCTGGCCGACAATGGCCGGGTCGAGATGCTTCCCGCCATCGCTTCGGATTACAAGGCTATGATCGACGCCGTGTCCGGCGTCATCGCTGGTGAACTGATCACCGTAAGCGAACTCTCCGAGGATAGAAAATCTGCAATCCAGGCCAACCTCGAAAAGCAGGCCGGCAAGAAGCTGGAACTGTCTTTCGCCACCGACAAGGACATCCTTGGCGGGATCGTCCTCAAGGTGGGCGACAAGGTTATGGACGCCAGCCTCAAGGCTCAGCTGCAGATTTTGAAAGAAAATATTAAAAGGGGTGAGTAG
- the atpF gene encoding F0F1 ATP synthase subunit B, giving the protein MKRTVFFAVLLTALAISSVAFASAEGGHAVFTADNVKNYGLRILNFVIFAFLLYKFAGAKVKDFFVGRRDGIKQDLDDLQARQAEAEKKLKDVEASIANMAQEKQQILEDAKAQGESIKAAIIEKAKRDAEALTEQAQRTASNEAQAAIDTIRGEMAEMVIEAAQKIVAEKLSAEDHDKLVDDYLTKVVLN; this is encoded by the coding sequence TTGAAAAGGACAGTGTTTTTTGCGGTCCTGCTGACCGCCCTGGCTATCTCCTCTGTCGCTTTTGCCAGTGCTGAAGGGGGCCATGCAGTTTTCACGGCCGACAACGTGAAGAACTACGGCCTTCGCATCCTGAACTTCGTTATCTTCGCCTTCCTGCTCTACAAGTTTGCCGGAGCCAAGGTGAAGGACTTCTTCGTCGGTCGCCGCGACGGCATCAAGCAGGATCTCGACGATCTGCAGGCACGCCAGGCAGAAGCCGAGAAGAAGCTCAAGGACGTGGAAGCCAGCATCGCCAACATGGCGCAGGAAAAGCAGCAGATCCTGGAAGACGCCAAGGCGCAAGGGGAAAGCATCAAGGCCGCCATCATCGAGAAGGCCAAGAGGGATGCCGAGGCTCTGACCGAACAGGCCCAGCGCACCGCTTCCAACGAAGCCCAGGCCGCCATCGACACCATCCGCGGCGAAATGGCCGAAATGGTGATCGAGGCCGCTCAGAAGATCGTTGCCGAGAAGCTGAGCGCCGAGGACCACGACAAGCTCGTGGATGACTATTTAACAAAGGTGGTGCTCAATTGA
- a CDS encoding ATP synthase F0 subunit B — protein MVIPDSTIVIQGASFLAMIFLLNKILIDPIRTIISKRKKLMDDQLEKIEGFNTGAADKVADYEAQLAEARKEANGIRNAAKDEGVAEEHALMSVAGKEASGTIQAARTEIQSQVKSAMDQLTKDVDKYAEQATGKILGQA, from the coding sequence ATGGTAATACCTGATTCAACAATCGTAATCCAAGGGGCCAGCTTCCTTGCGATGATTTTTCTGCTGAATAAGATCCTCATTGATCCTATTCGCACAATCATCAGCAAACGCAAGAAGTTGATGGATGACCAGCTGGAGAAGATCGAAGGCTTCAACACGGGTGCCGCAGACAAGGTGGCGGACTACGAGGCGCAGCTCGCCGAGGCCCGCAAGGAAGCCAACGGCATCCGTAACGCCGCCAAGGACGAAGGTGTGGCCGAAGAGCACGCCCTGATGTCCGTCGCGGGCAAGGAAGCCTCCGGCACCATCCAGGCCGCTCGCACCGAGATTCAGTCTCAGGTCAAGAGCGCCATGGATCAGTTGACCAAGGACGTGGACAAATACGCTGAGCAGGCAACAGGCAAAATCCTGGGCCAGGCTTAG
- a CDS encoding bactofilin family protein, whose product MARDEINAFLGAGTNYHGKLHFQGAVRIDGNFQGEVVSEGTLVIGQEAVVDGQVKVGQLVLSGKIKGEVEAKTKVVLHKTANLQGNIRTPVLVVEEGAVLEGALVMGGASIATDAKTEKDSPQS is encoded by the coding sequence ATGGCTAGAGACGAGATAAACGCGTTTTTGGGGGCCGGAACCAACTATCACGGCAAGTTGCATTTCCAGGGTGCGGTGCGCATCGACGGCAACTTCCAGGGTGAGGTGGTGTCCGAAGGAACGCTGGTCATCGGCCAGGAAGCCGTAGTCGACGGGCAGGTCAAGGTGGGCCAGCTCGTCCTTTCCGGCAAGATCAAGGGCGAAGTCGAGGCGAAAACCAAGGTCGTCCTCCATAAGACGGCCAATTTACAGGGGAACATCAGGACGCCTGTCCTGGTTGTCGAGGAAGGTGCAGTGCTGGAAGGCGCGCTCGTCATGGGCGGGGCCAGCATCGCTACGGACGCAAAAACGGAAAAAGACTCCCCTCAGTCGTAA
- the rodA gene encoding rod shape-determining protein RodA, protein MPIDRRLLLYINWPLLGMAVILFLVGVLNLYSASGFRLEGGMNLAPYYHRQLLWGLMGLCGMTVFMFFDYRHLKTLAWPLFWITVALLIAVFFMGKTIYGARRWLDLGFMNFQPSELAKIAILIVGARILSKEREPLDFIRLVYVLGVGLVLAGLIIKQPDLGSGLSILMILGGMILFRGVTARVFKTCLVAIPALMPLSWFFLHDYQKQRIMTFLDPTTDPLGAGYHIIQSEIAIGSGGFWGKGFLEGTQSQLRFLPERHTDFAVAVFGEEWGFVGTMVLLSLFCFFLYQIVVIARDARGLFGSYLAAGVFFYFFWQILINTGMVLGLMPVVGIPLPFISYGGSATLVNFCLIGLVLNVSMRRFLFKQA, encoded by the coding sequence ATGCCGATTGACAGACGGCTCCTGCTCTATATCAACTGGCCGCTGCTCGGCATGGCCGTCATCCTCTTCCTGGTGGGCGTGCTCAACCTCTATTCCGCCTCGGGCTTCCGGCTCGAGGGGGGCATGAACCTGGCTCCCTACTACCACCGGCAACTGCTCTGGGGCCTCATGGGGCTGTGCGGCATGACCGTCTTCATGTTCTTCGACTACCGCCACCTGAAGACCCTGGCCTGGCCCCTGTTCTGGATCACCGTGGCCCTGCTGATAGCCGTCTTCTTCATGGGCAAGACCATCTACGGGGCGCGCCGCTGGCTCGACCTCGGGTTCATGAACTTCCAGCCCTCGGAGCTGGCCAAGATCGCCATCCTCATCGTGGGCGCGCGCATTTTGTCCAAGGAGCGCGAACCGCTCGACTTCATCCGGCTGGTATACGTTCTCGGCGTGGGGCTGGTCCTGGCCGGGCTGATCATCAAGCAGCCCGACCTCGGAAGCGGCCTGTCCATCCTGATGATCCTCGGCGGCATGATCCTGTTCCGGGGCGTCACGGCGCGGGTGTTCAAGACCTGCCTGGTGGCCATCCCCGCGCTCATGCCGCTGTCCTGGTTCTTCCTGCACGACTACCAGAAGCAGCGCATCATGACCTTCCTGGACCCGACCACAGACCCCCTGGGCGCGGGCTACCACATCATCCAGTCCGAGATCGCCATCGGCTCCGGCGGGTTCTGGGGCAAAGGGTTCCTCGAAGGCACACAATCCCAGCTGCGCTTCCTGCCGGAGCGGCACACGGACTTCGCCGTGGCCGTGTTCGGCGAGGAGTGGGGATTCGTCGGAACCATGGTCCTGCTCTCCCTTTTCTGCTTCTTTCTCTACCAGATAGTGGTCATCGCACGGGACGCCAGAGGCCTTTTCGGATCGTACCTTGCGGCGGGCGTGTTCTTCTATTTCTTCTGGCAAATCCTGATAAATACGGGTATGGTCCTCGGGCTGATGCCGGTGGTCGGCATCCCCCTTCCATTCATCAGTTACGGGGGCAGCGCGACACTGGTGAATTTTTGCCTTATCGGACTTGTGCTCAATGTTTCCATGCGCCGATTCCTGTTCAAACAGGCGTAA
- the mrdA gene encoding penicillin-binding protein 2, producing MPDLYNETDQQPPRSGLLLLQALILGLFCLFSIRLWYLQIHRGEDYARKAKENQLRQESIFSPRGLIRDRNGDLLAVNEPAYALGIVREDCPDIDKAMHQIAAWTGRDFFELKAFYDKNKKRVKPFEPLILIPDLTFGQLALLETNKLRWPGLEIQFRPRRLYRYGTLLAHVLGYVAEANEEELEKNPGLALGDYVGKQGIEFMLEDRMRGAKGLAQYEVDVNGRRLQERILKHPRAGHEISLSLDLGLQQLAMDWLDEEAGGVAVMDADTGQLWALATAPSYDSNDFSSGLTPDQWAKLRDDPLHPMQNRVIQSVYPPGSVFKHVVASAGLHYGMIDPQETVLCTGSTRLGRRVFRCWRKGGHGNVNLERALIESCDVYFYKMGKKLTVDRMAEFANAVGFGHKTGIRLPHEKAGNIPTREWKRKRFGESWQGGDNLNMAIGQGYTLVTPLQVARFFAGILNGGKLLKPLLLKDAKTEVQAEVPLTPDQLERIKRALVQTVVDDHGTCRRLRTKDVTVGGKTGTAQVVRLTDELKELKDHEIPYRFRDHAWMAAIAEKDGKRFAIAALVEHGLHGGSGAGPVVKAVIDYLFKGEIRLKPEERKAEARRVRALSLKSQKAAAQKKEKPDAD from the coding sequence ATGCCAGACCTCTATAACGAAACAGACCAGCAGCCCCCGCGCTCGGGCCTGCTCCTGCTCCAGGCGCTCATCCTGGGACTCTTCTGCCTGTTCTCCATCCGCCTCTGGTACCTGCAGATTCACCGGGGCGAGGACTACGCCCGCAAGGCCAAGGAGAACCAGCTCAGGCAGGAATCGATCTTTTCCCCGCGCGGCCTGATCCGCGACCGCAACGGCGACCTGCTGGCCGTGAACGAGCCCGCCTACGCCCTGGGCATCGTGCGCGAGGACTGCCCGGACATCGACAAGGCCATGCACCAGATCGCGGCCTGGACCGGACGCGACTTCTTCGAGCTCAAGGCGTTCTACGACAAGAACAAGAAACGGGTGAAACCGTTCGAGCCGCTGATCCTCATCCCGGACCTGACCTTCGGCCAGCTCGCCCTGCTCGAGACCAACAAGCTCCGCTGGCCCGGCCTGGAAATCCAGTTCCGGCCCCGCCGACTCTACAGGTACGGCACGCTGCTGGCCCACGTTCTCGGCTACGTGGCCGAGGCCAACGAGGAGGAGCTGGAGAAGAACCCGGGCCTGGCCCTGGGCGACTACGTGGGCAAGCAGGGCATCGAGTTCATGCTTGAAGACCGCATGCGCGGGGCCAAGGGGCTGGCCCAGTACGAGGTGGACGTCAACGGCCGTCGGCTCCAGGAGCGCATCCTCAAGCACCCGCGCGCCGGGCACGAGATATCCCTGTCCCTGGACCTGGGGTTGCAGCAGCTGGCCATGGACTGGCTCGACGAGGAAGCGGGCGGCGTGGCCGTCATGGACGCCGACACCGGCCAGCTCTGGGCCCTGGCAACGGCTCCTTCCTACGACTCCAACGACTTTTCCTCCGGGCTGACGCCCGACCAGTGGGCCAAGCTCAGGGACGACCCGCTCCACCCCATGCAGAACCGCGTCATCCAGTCCGTGTACCCGCCCGGATCGGTGTTCAAACACGTGGTGGCCTCGGCCGGGCTGCACTACGGCATGATCGACCCCCAGGAGACCGTGCTCTGCACCGGGTCCACCCGGCTCGGGCGGCGGGTCTTCCGCTGCTGGCGCAAGGGCGGCCACGGCAACGTCAACCTCGAGCGCGCCCTGATCGAATCCTGCGACGTCTATTTCTATAAGATGGGCAAGAAGCTGACCGTGGACCGCATGGCCGAATTCGCCAACGCCGTGGGCTTCGGCCACAAGACCGGCATCCGGCTGCCCCACGAGAAGGCGGGCAACATCCCGACCCGTGAATGGAAGCGCAAGCGGTTCGGCGAATCCTGGCAGGGCGGCGACAACCTGAACATGGCCATCGGCCAGGGCTACACCCTGGTCACGCCGCTCCAGGTGGCCCGCTTCTTCGCCGGGATACTGAACGGCGGCAAGCTGCTCAAGCCCCTCCTGCTCAAGGACGCCAAAACCGAGGTCCAGGCCGAAGTCCCCCTGACGCCGGACCAGCTCGAACGCATAAAGCGCGCCCTGGTCCAGACCGTGGTCGACGACCACGGCACCTGCCGCAGGCTGCGCACCAAAGACGTGACCGTGGGCGGCAAGACCGGCACGGCCCAAGTGGTCCGGCTCACGGACGAGCTCAAGGAGCTCAAGGACCACGAAATCCCGTACCGCTTCCGCGACCACGCCTGGATGGCCGCCATCGCCGAAAAGGACGGCAAACGGTTCGCCATCGCCGCCCTGGTGGAACACGGCCTGCACGGCGGCTCAGGTGCGGGCCCCGTGGTCAAGGCGGTCATCGACTACCTGTTCAAGGGTGAAATCCGGCTCAAGCCCGAGGAACGAAAGGCCGAGGCCCGGCGCGTGCGCGCCCTTTCCCTGAAATCCCAGAAGGCCGCCGCCCAAAAAAAGGAGAAGCCCGATGCCGATTGA
- the mreC gene encoding rod shape-determining protein MreC, translating to MTKPKRIAILIVAGLFVYLSLYTWNLRTGHLDALSSYTGLDISGTVLRPGIWVSDKVAEFWNRYIYLVGLKQENDALKEEAAALRGANMLLRSRAESAARFEKLLAFVPPGQWTFSGMRVIGHRMGPAGSLSTLTVDRGTTSGVAEDMPVAGLDGIVGRILRTGAATSTVLLLTDPNSSIAVMGAHNRSPGMLAGQGYGKPLMLRYINQNAIIDPNELLLSSGLSGIYPKGLPVARVTKIQRSDISLFLTVQAEPLVDMAGLEEVLLLKREAAPESGSPTRPASTEDAGADDQ from the coding sequence ATGACGAAGCCCAAACGCATAGCCATACTCATCGTGGCGGGGCTTTTCGTGTACCTGAGCCTGTACACCTGGAACCTCCGCACCGGGCATCTCGACGCCCTGTCCTCGTACACGGGCCTGGATATCTCCGGCACGGTCCTGCGCCCGGGCATCTGGGTCTCGGACAAGGTGGCCGAGTTCTGGAACCGGTACATCTACCTGGTGGGCCTGAAGCAGGAGAACGACGCCCTCAAGGAAGAGGCGGCCGCACTGCGCGGGGCCAACATGCTCCTGCGCTCCAGGGCCGAATCCGCTGCCCGGTTCGAAAAACTGCTCGCCTTTGTTCCCCCCGGCCAATGGACCTTCTCGGGCATGCGCGTCATCGGACACCGCATGGGGCCCGCCGGGTCCCTGTCCACCCTGACCGTGGACAGGGGGACCACCTCGGGCGTGGCGGAAGACATGCCCGTGGCCGGACTGGACGGGATTGTCGGCCGCATCCTGCGCACCGGGGCCGCGACCTCAACGGTCCTGCTCCTGACCGACCCCAACAGCTCCATCGCGGTCATGGGCGCGCACAACCGCTCGCCGGGCATGCTCGCAGGCCAGGGATACGGCAAGCCGCTCATGCTCCGCTACATCAACCAGAACGCCATCATCGATCCGAACGAACTGCTCCTCTCCTCGGGACTGTCCGGCATCTACCCCAAGGGGCTGCCCGTGGCCCGGGTGACCAAGATTCAGCGTTCCGACATCTCCCTTTTCCTGACCGTCCAGGCCGAACCGCTGGTGGACATGGCCGGTCTGGAGGAGGTCCTGCTGCTCAAGCGCGAGGCGGCCCCGGAGAGCGGATCGCCCACCCGGCCCGCCAGCACGGAGGACGCCGGTGCTGACGACCAATAA
- a CDS encoding rod shape-determining protein has translation MGSLLNKIIGSFSNDLAIDLGTANTLVYVKGKGVMLSEPSVVAVKKDSRGGKTVLAVGAEAKKMLGRTPGNIVAIRPMKDGVIADFEVTEAMLRHFISKVHNSRRLVRPRIMICVPTGITQVEKRAVKESAQSAGAREVYLIEEPMAAAIGANLPITEPTSNMIVDIGGGTTEIAVISLSGIVYARSVRIGGDKMDEAIMQHVKRKYNMLIGESTAEQIKIHIGSAYPLGDEEPVMEVKGRDLVTGIPQNRPITAEEVREAISEQVEGIVQGVRIALEQTPPELAADIVDRGIVLTGGGALLKGLDQLLQHETQLPITVVEDPLTAVVLGSGKALDNIDLYKDITTD, from the coding sequence ATGGGTAGCCTGCTCAACAAAATTATCGGCTCTTTTTCCAACGATCTTGCCATTGACCTGGGCACAGCCAACACGCTGGTCTACGTCAAGGGCAAGGGCGTGATGCTCTCGGAGCCGTCAGTGGTGGCCGTGAAAAAGGACTCGCGCGGCGGCAAAACCGTCCTGGCCGTGGGTGCCGAGGCCAAGAAGATGCTCGGGCGCACGCCCGGGAACATCGTGGCCATCCGGCCCATGAAGGACGGCGTCATCGCCGACTTCGAAGTCACGGAGGCCATGCTCAGGCACTTCATCTCCAAGGTCCACAACTCCCGCAGGCTGGTCCGGCCCCGGATCATGATCTGCGTGCCCACGGGCATCACCCAGGTGGAAAAGCGCGCGGTCAAGGAATCGGCGCAATCCGCCGGTGCCCGCGAGGTCTATCTCATCGAGGAGCCCATGGCCGCCGCCATCGGCGCCAACCTGCCCATTACCGAACCGACCTCCAACATGATCGTGGACATCGGCGGCGGCACCACCGAGATCGCGGTCATCTCCCTGTCCGGCATCGTCTACGCCCGCAGTGTCCGCATCGGCGGCGACAAGATGGACGAGGCGATCATGCAGCACGTCAAGCGCAAGTACAACATGCTCATCGGCGAATCCACGGCGGAACAGATCAAGATCCACATCGGCTCGGCCTATCCCCTGGGCGACGAGGAGCCGGTCATGGAAGTCAAGGGCCGCGACCTGGTCACCGGCATCCCGCAGAACCGGCCCATCACCGCCGAGGAGGTCCGCGAGGCCATCTCCGAGCAGGTGGAGGGCATTGTCCAGGGCGTGCGCATCGCACTGGAGCAGACCCCGCCCGAACTGGCGGCGGACATCGTGGACCGGGGCATCGTCCTGACCGGCGGCGGCGCGCTGCTCAAGGGCCTGGACCAGTTGCTCCAGCACGAGACCCAGCTGCCCATCACCGTGGTGGAGGACCCGCTGACCGCGGTCGTGCTCGGCTCGGGCAAGGCGCTGGACAACATCGACCTGTACAAGGACATCACCACAGACTAG
- a CDS encoding TIGR01212 family radical SAM protein (This family includes YhcC from E. coli K-12, an uncharacterized radical SAM protein.): MFRFYGLSAFMRHHFGKRVRKIPLDAGFSCPNRDGSLSSEGCVFCNPAGSGSGLGTRGLSIPEQWDFWRDIHVKKQGIDQFTGYLQSYSNTHGPIEKLAAILKEMRGLPGMASLALGTRPDCLDAAKLDLLADQKEALGLDAVFLELGLQSADDATLRHINRGHDVASFAEAAEAAAERGLLVVAHVMAGLPSPDGREGEAELLATVEFLNRLPVHGIKFHNVYVCRGTRLARWLEEGRYAPPTLDEYLAWLSAALMRLDPRIVVHRLNGNPAQGELLAPDWAANMRRLHNLVREHFNRYDVWQGRGNGAEDGPAPWFDPNHEGGES, from the coding sequence ATGTTTCGATTTTACGGTCTGTCCGCCTTCATGCGCCACCATTTCGGCAAACGGGTCAGGAAAATCCCCCTGGACGCGGGTTTTTCCTGTCCCAACCGGGACGGCTCCCTGTCCTCCGAGGGGTGCGTTTTCTGCAACCCGGCGGGGTCGGGATCAGGGTTGGGCACGAGGGGCCTGTCAATACCCGAACAGTGGGATTTCTGGCGTGACATTCACGTGAAAAAACAGGGGATCGATCAATTCACAGGTTACCTCCAGTCCTATTCCAACACACACGGTCCCATCGAAAAGCTGGCTGCGATTCTCAAGGAAATGCGCGGACTGCCCGGCATGGCCAGCCTGGCGCTGGGCACCCGCCCCGACTGCCTGGATGCGGCCAAGCTCGATCTGCTGGCCGACCAGAAGGAAGCCCTTGGCCTGGACGCGGTTTTCCTGGAGCTGGGGCTGCAATCCGCTGACGACGCCACGCTCAGGCATATCAACCGGGGTCACGACGTCGCCAGTTTTGCCGAGGCTGCCGAAGCCGCCGCCGAACGCGGCCTGCTGGTCGTGGCCCACGTCATGGCCGGGCTGCCCTCGCCGGACGGACGGGAGGGGGAGGCCGAACTGCTGGCCACCGTGGAGTTCCTCAACCGGCTGCCCGTGCACGGCATCAAGTTCCACAACGTGTACGTGTGCCGGGGAACGAGGCTGGCCCGCTGGCTCGAGGAGGGGCGGTACGCGCCGCCCACCCTGGACGAGTACCTCGCCTGGCTGTCGGCGGCCCTCATGCGCCTTGATCCGCGCATCGTTGTCCACCGCCTCAACGGCAACCCGGCCCAGGGAGAGCTGTTGGCCCCCGACTGGGCGGCCAACATGCGGCGGCTGCACAACCTGGTGCGCGAGCATTTCAACAGGTACGACGTGTGGCAGGGCAGGGGAAACGGGGCCGAGGACGGCCCGGCCCCTTGGTTTGATCCGAATCACGAGGGAGGAGAGTCATGA
- a CDS encoding methylated-DNA--[protein]-cysteine S-methyltransferase, which translates to MKKTECDRMEIVRGGKLALSLCWKAGEIVAVQIYWADEVEESPAPTPQALGLKEALARYEAGKDPHWPDLPFDLTRLTTFQQAALDELRRIPSGTVRTYGEMAERLDRPGGAQAVGRAMATNPFPLLYPCHRVVGANGAMTGFSGSGGVDMKEYLLRLEGAIQGKLPLE; encoded by the coding sequence ATGAAGAAGACGGAATGCGACCGGATGGAAATCGTCAGGGGCGGCAAGCTCGCCCTGTCCCTGTGCTGGAAGGCCGGTGAGATCGTGGCGGTGCAGATTTATTGGGCCGACGAGGTGGAGGAGTCGCCCGCCCCCACGCCCCAGGCCCTCGGCCTGAAGGAGGCCCTTGCCCGGTACGAGGCAGGCAAGGACCCGCACTGGCCGGACCTGCCGTTCGACCTGACCCGACTCACGACGTTCCAGCAGGCGGCCCTCGACGAGCTGCGGCGCATCCCGTCCGGCACCGTCCGCACCTACGGCGAGATGGCCGAACGCCTGGACCGGCCCGGCGGGGCTCAGGCCGTGGGCCGCGCCATGGCCACCAATCCCTTCCCGCTCCTCTATCCCTGCCACCGCGTGGTCGGCGCAAACGGGGCCATGACCGGCTTTTCCGGCTCCGGCGGCGTGGACATGAAGGAATACCTCCTCCGCCTGGAAGGCGCGATCCAGGGGAAGCTGCCTCTGGAATAG
- the modB gene encoding molybdate ABC transporter permease subunit, which produces MNLIWLDFTDTAFTGPLLLTLKVASLATAAALVFGVAAAYFLSRRSFPCRDFVDAICTLPMVMPPTVLGYYLLVFIGRKGVLGEWLLENFGIRLMFTWQGAVIAAAVVAFPLVFKSARAALEGVGGQYEDAARTMGQGELAVFLRVSFPLAFRGILSGTMLAFARAMGEFGATLMVAGNLPGRTQTLSLAVYSAVQAGNDGLANTLVLVISIVCVIILMATGKLLQPRY; this is translated from the coding sequence ATGAATCTGATCTGGCTCGATTTTACCGATACGGCCTTTACCGGCCCCTTGCTGCTGACCCTCAAGGTGGCCTCCCTGGCAACCGCGGCGGCCCTCGTCTTCGGCGTGGCCGCCGCATATTTCCTGTCCCGGCGGTCCTTTCCCTGCCGGGATTTCGTGGACGCGATCTGCACCCTGCCCATGGTCATGCCGCCCACGGTGCTCGGGTACTACCTGCTGGTGTTCATCGGCAGGAAGGGCGTCCTGGGCGAGTGGTTGCTGGAGAACTTCGGCATCCGGCTGATGTTCACCTGGCAGGGCGCGGTCATCGCCGCCGCCGTGGTGGCCTTCCCCCTGGTGTTCAAGTCGGCCCGGGCCGCCCTGGAAGGGGTGGGCGGGCAGTATGAGGACGCCGCCCGCACCATGGGCCAGGGGGAGTTGGCCGTGTTCCTGCGGGTATCGTTCCCGCTGGCCTTCCGGGGCATCCTCTCCGGGACCATGCTCGCCTTTGCCCGGGCCATGGGCGAGTTCGGGGCCACGCTCATGGTGGCGGGCAACCTGCCCGGCAGGACCCAGACCCTGTCCCTGGCAGTCTATTCCGCCGTCCAGGCCGGGAACGACGGCCTGGCCAACACTCTGGTGCTGGTCATCAGCATCGTCTGCGTGATCATCCTCATGGCCACCGGCAAATTGCTGCAACCCCGTTACTAA
- the modA gene encoding molybdate ABC transporter substrate-binding protein produces MQRRNPFVVALLSLVLVVGTVSAACAQELIVSAAASLTDAFSDIEPAFEKAHPGVDVVMNFASSGALYRQIEQGAPADVYASANPKWMNKAVDKGFVDLADVQVFAHNSLVLAVPADNPAGVRSLGDLSASKVGSIGIGTPETVPAGQYAKGALEAKDLYNALKPKMIFGESVRQVLDYLKRGEIDCGFVYRTDAVKGGDRILIVEEIPLEKPVTYPVSVLKEATDPAMARAFVQFVRSEEGIKLLEGRGFKRP; encoded by the coding sequence ATGCAACGCCGCAACCCCTTTGTCGTCGCCCTTCTGTCCCTGGTCCTGGTCGTCGGGACCGTTTCCGCCGCCTGTGCGCAGGAGCTGATCGTCTCGGCCGCAGCCAGCCTGACCGACGCCTTCAGCGATATCGAGCCCGCATTTGAAAAGGCCCATCCCGGCGTGGACGTGGTCATGAACTTCGCCTCCTCCGGTGCCCTGTATCGCCAGATCGAGCAGGGCGCTCCGGCCGACGTGTACGCCTCGGCCAACCCGAAATGGATGAACAAGGCCGTGGACAAGGGGTTCGTCGATCTCGCCGACGTCCAGGTGTTCGCCCATAATTCACTGGTCCTGGCGGTCCCGGCAGACAACCCGGCCGGCGTCAGGTCCCTGGGCGACCTCTCCGCCTCCAAGGTCGGCTCCATCGGCATCGGCACCCCCGAGACCGTGCCCGCCGGCCAGTACGCCAAGGGCGCGCTGGAGGCCAAGGACCTGTACAATGCGCTCAAGCCCAAGATGATCTTCGGCGAATCCGTGCGCCAGGTGCTGGACTACCTGAAGCGCGGCGAGATAGACTGCGGGTTCGTGTACCGCACGGATGCGGTCAAGGGCGGCGACAGGATTCTGATCGTCGAGGAAATCCCCCTGGAGAAGCCCGTGACCTACCCCGTCTCCGTGCTCAAGGAAGCCACCGATCCTGCCATGGCCCGGGCCTTTGTGCAGTTCGTGCGCAGTGAAGAGGGAATCAAACTGCTGGAAGGCAGGGGTTTCAAGAGGCCGTAA